The genomic stretch CCATAATCTGCAACCGGATCGGATCAGAGAAGGCTCGGGCGATCAGGGTAAGTTGTTCAAGGTCGTACGTCATCGGACTCCCCTCCTTCTTGACGGCAACAACCCGGGGGAATCCCCCCGGGTTTAATTATACCGCATGATCTTCAGCAACACGTGCTGGTTTGTGTCGATTGGGAACGTTCTTCCGTGGAACAGCAAGCACTCGCTCCTTTAGGGGTTTCCCTCATAACCTCGGCGTCCCCTTTAACCACAAACACTTCCCAGCGGTGTCCATCGGGGCTGGTTACCCAAATTTTATCCTGTACCGCATAGCAACAGGTGGTATCCATTTCGTCGAAGATCGCTAATCCTGCGTCCTGCAATCTCTGTTTTGCGGCGAGAACTTCCTCGGTCGAGGATACTTGGATTCCCAAATGGTTGATGCCGCCGCTCACTTCGCCACCTTCGTTCAGGGTAAAGTTCAGGGCCGGTTCATCCAGATCGAACTTTGCATAGCCGGGGCGTACTTTCGCCGGCTCTTTACCAAACAGACACCGATAAAACTCAATGGAAGACTCCAAGTTCCTCACATTGACGGCCACATGGGGCTTCAATACCATATACATCCTCTCCTTTGGAAGGAATTATCCACAGCAAGACGGGGCGACA from Planifilum fimeticola encodes the following:
- a CDS encoding ArsI/CadI family heavy metal resistance metalloenzyme — protein: MVLKPHVAVNVRNLESSIEFYRCLFGKEPAKVRPGYAKFDLDEPALNFTLNEGGEVSGGINHLGIQVSSTEEVLAAKQRLQDAGLAIFDEMDTTCCYAVQDKIWVTSPDGHRWEVFVVKGDAEVMRETPKGASACCSTEERSQSTQTSTCC